A section of the Terriglobia bacterium genome encodes:
- the fdxH gene encoding formate dehydrogenase subunit beta has product MSDRRTLQIQQISGHPGPVPGAGTQRTDQLCKLVDTTTCIGCKACEVACVEWNDMPFQTTTFDNTYQTMPETGWNFWNLIKFNEHQREDGTLMWLMRKDQCMHCADPGCLRACPADGAIVQYANGIVDFQQENCIGCQFCISGCPFNIPKFNQETKKVYKCTLCSDRVGQGLEPACIKACPTGCLHFGTKEDMSFLANKRAKQLKDNSGFANAGVYDPASIGGTHVIYVLHDASNPEAYGNLPRDPQIPASFTIWKEFFKPVGLLLAMTGFLGALFHYVFEGPHRPQPQPPVKRMEPPARKGA; this is encoded by the coding sequence ATGAGCGATCGTAGAACACTTCAGATCCAGCAGATCTCGGGCCACCCCGGACCGGTGCCCGGCGCCGGGACCCAGCGGACCGATCAGCTCTGCAAGCTGGTGGACACCACCACCTGCATCGGCTGCAAGGCCTGCGAGGTGGCGTGCGTCGAATGGAACGACATGCCGTTCCAGACGACGACCTTCGACAACACGTACCAGACCATGCCGGAGACGGGCTGGAACTTCTGGAACTTGATCAAGTTCAACGAGCACCAGCGCGAAGACGGCACCCTGATGTGGCTGATGCGCAAGGACCAGTGCATGCACTGCGCCGATCCAGGCTGTTTGCGCGCCTGCCCGGCCGACGGAGCCATCGTGCAGTACGCCAATGGCATCGTCGACTTCCAGCAGGAGAACTGCATCGGCTGCCAGTTCTGCATCTCCGGATGTCCGTTCAACATCCCCAAGTTCAACCAGGAGACCAAGAAGGTCTACAAGTGCACGCTGTGCTCCGACCGGGTGGGGCAAGGACTGGAACCGGCCTGCATCAAGGCGTGTCCGACGGGGTGCCTGCACTTCGGCACAAAGGAGGACATGAGCTTCCTGGCCAACAAGCGCGCCAAGCAGCTCAAGGACAACTCTGGGTTCGCCAACGCCGGCGTGTACGATCCGGCGAGCATCGGCGGCACGCACGTGATCTACGTGCTGCACGATGCCAGTAATCCGGAGGCTTACGGCAACCTTCCCAGGGACCCGCAAATCCCCGCGAGCTTCACCATTTGGAAGGAATTCTTCAAACCGGTCGGGCTGTTGCTGGCCATGACCGGCTTCCTGGGCGCGCTGTTCCACTACGTGTTCGAGGGACCGCATCGTCCACAGCCGCAACCGCCGGTCAAGCGCATGGAACCGCCGGCAAGGAAGGGGGCATAG